In Pseudohongiella acticola, the sequence GTCAGGCAGGGCTTTCATCCCACCCTGCGCGGCCAAAATGCGCTGGAACTGCTGCCAGGCTTTACCTTCATCCAAAATCGCGGTTGCTCTTTCCAGACCTTGTTCATATCGCTCTTGATATGCGAGTGAAAACAGATGTGCAGCCAGAAACAAGGCGCGCTCCCGAAGATCCTGCGGTGCATTTCCCTCGCACTGCAATACCGCCAGCACATCCCGCGCCTCTTCTACCGGGCCGATTCCAAGCCCAACCGGTTGGCTACCATCTGTAATAAGGCAGCGAATTTGAATACCACAGGCAGCTCCCACCTGGGTAAAAAGTGAGGAAAGGCGCTCGGCGTCTTTTTGCGAACGCACCTTAGCGGTAGGGCCAACGGGAATGTCTATCACCGTATGCGTGGAACCGGCAGCGATTTTTTTGGATAAAACCGAGGCGATCAACTGCCCTTCACCATCCAAGTCCAGCGCCCGTTCAATGCGAATTAACAAGTCGTCGGCGGGGCTCAGGTTGACAGCGCCACCCCAAACAAGACAGGCATGGGTTTCAGCTACTACACGTTGAATCTCATCGAGCTCCAGATTGACGGAAGTCAAGACCTCCATGGTATCCGCAGTACCGGCAGGAGAGGTGATCGCACGCGACGAGGTTTTAGGGATGGTGAGTCCAACAGCGCTAACAATGGACACCACTAGAGGTGTGGTGCGGTTGCCCGGCAGCCCACCGATGCAGTGCTTATCGAGAATCATGGTTTCGCCAGGCCATCGCAACCGCTTACCACAGGCCACCATGGCCTGGGTGAGACTGATGATTTCTTCCACGTCTAAATGGCTACCCGCGCACACACTGAGGAAACTGGCGATTTCGATATCCGAATAGCGGTGGTCGCTGATGTCCTCGACGATAGCGGTAATCTCTTGATCACTGAGTTTGTGCCCAAATATTTTTTTGCGAACCCCAGCGAGCGATGTCACCACCGGTGCATGACCGACAATAATCGCAGCGCCATCGATGGCACCCAGGCGGCGCATGGCAATTTTGGATAACCCTGCACTCCCCGAAACCAATACCTGTTCGTCCACCACATTCAACGTGGCGATAACACTGTTTTCCCCGTACCGCAGCATGACACGGCTGTTGGCAATGAACCCTTCGGAGCGGCAGATATGGCAATCGCTACGCATATATACCACCGGTTCCTGGTGAGTGTTTATGCCCATGTCTGCTGCTTTAAGCTCGTTTATGGCATTCATTAGCGTTTCCCACGCGCACTAGGTGGTGACTTATGGCAGCTCCAAGGTTCATGGCTAGCATTTTCCTTTATGTTGCCATCAACAAATTTGTAATAATCTTCTTTATAGTGCGTCCACCAGTCATGACTCACGTCAACGCCGTAGTTTTTCAAAGTCTCTTCTATATCATCCAGACAAATCCTGGAGGCGTCATAAGCGAGATTCAGCACATGATTTTTTCCGTCAAAGGTAACCGCATCAAGACCATAAAGCTGATCTACCTCGGCAATAGCCGCTTGTAGCTTTCTCTGGCCGACAGATTCCAATTTTAAATGGCGCCTCACCAGATTGACTTCGGAGACACCCAATCTATGTTTTCTATCTCTCATTTATAGTTTCCTCGGACAGACAAAGTGGGCAAACAATCCATCTATTTTTTGTTTAGGGGCGGGTTTGTTTTTCAGGCTCGGATTCATGCTCCATCATCGTTACACCAATAGGGGGCGATTAGTTTTTTCATCGGAGTACCCTCATTAGTTAGAAACAGTTTTATCGACGTTTAATTTCGGAATCCATGCCGGCGTGACTTCCATATAGCGGCGATAGTCATCACCGAATTCCTTCAATGCCATGCGCTCCTCACGCTTAGCGAGTCGCACGTAAACCACTACCAGAACCGGAAACATAATCACGGTAAGGATCGTCGGCCACTGCAACAGAAATCCAAACATGATCAGGATAAATGCGGTGTACTGCGGGTGGCGGAAACGGGCATACCAGCCGGTAGTCGCTAGCGACCGAGTCTGCTGCGCCTTGTGCAGTACACCCCACGCCGAGGCCAGCAAAAAGAAACCCAAAATGATCAGAACATTACTGGCGATATGCAGCGGATCCCAATGTGGGCTGCCTTCAAAACCAAGCAACGTGTGCAACAGGTGGCCGTTTTCGTGGGACAGAAAATCAATGCCAGGATATTTTTCCGCCAACCAGCCGGAGAGAAAATAAATGGTTAATGGAAAGCCATACATCTCAGTAAATAGGGCAATAACAAACGCCGAGAAAGCGCCAAAGCTTCGCCAGTCGGTTTTGGTTTGCGGCTTGGTAAAGCTGAAGGCAAAGAAGATAAATATCGCCGAATTGAGTATCACCAGCGTCCAAAGGCCGTAAGCAGATTCACCGTGCATGCTTCTCCTCCTGTAATGTATTGGGTTAATGGTGGTGACGATTTTCGTTTTCTCGGCGGCCTTCTTCCAAACCACGTTGATAGGCATCGTGCTCGGATTCATCCTCGTGCTGGCCATGGTCACCATGACCGCCATGCCCCCCATGTCCTCCGTGCATAAATAAATGCATAAACGGACAGGCTAAGAGAATCAAGAAAGGCAAAAACTGCCAGACGTGCTGCCGGTGCTCAATCAATAGGAAATAGCTTGCCGCTGCAATTAAACCCAAGGCGGCCAGACCTTTGGGGGTCAACCAGAACGATGGTTTTTGGGTTGCCATGTCACACCTCATTAATGAAATTGAAATGTTCCGCCTATTGGGCGGCACTGTTTACCGGTTGTCAGATTATTTATCCACATTCAGTTTTACCCGCTTGAGGCGCAAAGAATTGCCGATCACCGACAGGGAGCTGATGGTCATAGCGATCACCCCGATCATGGGATGGAGCAGGCCCACGGCGGCAATGGGGATGGCCGCCAGGTTGTAGAACCAGGCCCAGAACAGGTTTTCCACTATCTTGCGGAAGGTCGCCCGTGACAGGCGAATGGCTTCCACCACCTTGGACAGTTCGCCTTTCACCAGGGTGACATCCGCCGCTTCGATGGCGACGTCGGCGCCGGCACCGATGGCGATGCCCACATTGGCCTGTTTGAGTGCCGGCGCGTCGTTGATGCCGTCGCCCACCATGGCCACCAGCTGGCCATATTTGTCCTGCAGCTTTTTGATGGCGTCTACCTTGCCTTCCGGCAAGACACCCGCCAGCACCTCGTCGATGCCCACCTGATCGGCGACGTGTCGTGCGGTGCGTTCGTTGTCCCCGGTGATCATGACGGTATGAATGCCCAACTGGTGAAGAGCGGCAATGGCAGCTTTCGAGTCTTCCTTTATGGTATCGGCCACGGCGACAATGCCGGCCGCGCGGTGTCCGACGGCCACCAGCATGGCGGTCTTGCCCTCTTTTTCCAACCGAACCAGGGCCTCTTCCAGGTCGCTCAGCTCGATATCCGCTTCATTGAGAAGCCGGCGGCTGCCGACGCGAATGAGCTGGTCGTCGACCCGGCCTTCCACACCACGGGCAGTGATGGCTCGAAAATCCCTCACGGTGGGAACTTCCAGGTTCTTTTCCCTGGCGCCCTCCACGATCGATTGTCCCAAAGGGTGTTCGGAGCCAGCTTCCACTGATGCGGCGAACCTAAGTACATCGGCCTCATTAAAATCGGCGGTGGCGATGACATCGGTAAGTGCCGGTTCGCCTTTGGTGATGGTGCCTGTTTTGTCGAGGACCACGGCCTTTATATCTTTCAGCGACTGGATGGCTTCGCCGGAGCGAATCAGAACACCGGATTCTGCGCCGAGTCCCGAGCCGACCATGATGGCTGTGGGAGTGGCCAGCCCCAGGGCACAAGGACAGGCGATTACTAAGACGGAAATTGCCGCCAAAACCCCCAACATTAGGGGCGAAAGCTCTGGGTTGACCCAAGGCAGGAACTCGGCACCCCAGTAGAGAATTGGTCGCAGCGGCTCAGCGAACAGCACCCACACCACAAGGCTCGTCAAACTGATGACAATAACTCCCGGGACAAATTTTGCGGTCAGTTTGTCGGCAAATTCCTGTATGGGCACCTTTGAACCCTGTGCCTGCTCCACCAACCCGACGACCTGTGACAGGAAGGTATCGGCACCCACCCGGGTGGCCCGCACCTGAAGCATGCCCTCCTTGTTGATGGTCGCACCAATCACCCCGTCGCCGGGCCCTTTTTCCACCGGCACTGACTCCCCGGTGGCAATAGATTCATCCAAATGGCTGCTACCCTCGACGATTTCGCCGTCGGTCGGTACCTTGGCGCCGGGCCGGACCACCATGATGTCTCCCACTTGTAATTCTGCCACCGGGACTTCAACTTCCTGCCCGTCCCGCAACACAGAGGCGGTCTTGGCGCCGAGCTTCAGCAGCTTTTTGATCGCCTGCGACGCTCTACCCTTGGCCCGGGTTTCAAGGTAGCGGCCGAGCATGTGGAATGTCATGATGGTGGCGGCCATCTCAATAAAGGAGGTCATGGGATAAACAAATCCCACCAGTCCAATCAGATAGGGTGGCAGGCTGCCCATGGAGATGAGCACGTCCATATTGGCGGTGCGGTTGGTGAGGGAGCGCCAAGATGAGCGGTGAGTGGCCCAACCACCCCGGAGGAACACCACGGGAAAGCCGAGCAGGGCCACCCAGGCCAGATAGCCTGACACCGGCACCCAGAGCATGTGTACCATCATCAGCACCATGATCAGGGTGGTGGGTATGGCGGCGAACCACAGGCGCTTCCATGCCTGGTCGAGGTAGCGCTCCTCTACAGCTTCGTCCACTGCTGTGTCCGCTTGGGCCCGGCTTTCACTAACGCCTGCCACTTCGTATCCCGCCTTCTCAATGGCAACTTTGATCCTTTCCGCATCCACCGTTGCCACATCAAAACGAACCGTCACCTTGTGATTGGCAATATTGGTGGAAGTATCAGTAATGCCAGCAAGGCGCTTGACGGAGCTGGAAACAAGCCCAGCACAGTGATCGCTACCCATGCCTGGTACCATGAATACGGCTTCGCCGATTTTTCTGGAGGGTATGGATGTTATACTATCCACGTCGTAGCCAGCTTTTTCAATGGCGCTGCGGATCTGGTTGTCGCTGGTCAGCTTGGCGTCGAATTCAACCTGGACACGGTGATTGGCAATATTGGTGGTGAGGCTGATGATACCCGGCAGCCGCTCAACCGAAGTGGTGATCAGACCAGCGCAGTGGTTACTCCCCATGCCTGGCACTATCAGTTGAACGAACTTACTTTTCGGGCTGTTGACTGATTTCGACGAGGGAAAAGCTGTGGGGTGATCCATGTATCTCTCCAATTTTCAGACCATTTTTTACGGAAGAGGCAATCTCTTTTCAATTTATTAAGCAGCTAACAAACCAGATTTCACGCCTGTAGCATGCATAGGCTTACCAACTGCTAGTTACTCCAACCATCAGCCATAAACTAATTGATTTGGGTCGAAGGAAAACCCGCTCGATCCAACGCCTCTATCAGAGCGCTAGACTCGACCATGCCAACGACCGAAGCGACACCCGTCGCCAGGTCCATACACGCATCGTTTACGCCGGAAACAGTGCGTAGCGTTTGCTCAATGCTTTTTACACAACCACCGCATGTGGCGCCTTGCACCTGTAATCGCTGTAGGGGGATATCGCTATGTGAGCCAACACTGCTACCAGTAGTATCTACAGTGGATGACTTGCTGGCGCAGCAACAGCCGTCCCGGTGATGGGTAGGACTCTCGAAATTCTGTGTATTCATGACAAATCCTTATGTTAATTTACTGAGCAAACTCTTCAATTAGGTGACAGATCATATCGCCGGTCGGCACCTTATCCGGCTTTTGGCTCCACTCGATCGCGGCCTGTTGCATGCGTTCCCGAAGTTGCTGAGTCTCCGCGAACCGTTGCTCAGTTTCATTCAGGCGGTGTTCAATCAAGCGGCGCACGGTTGGGCAAGGAGACTTTTTCTTATCCGCGTGGTTCAAGATTTCCTGAATATCCTCAACGGAAAAGCCCAGTTGCCGTGCACTTAGCACGAATCGCAAGCGGTTGTAATCACTTTCGCTGTATTCCCGATATCCATTGGTTTTGTTCTTACCCGGTTTCAGAATCTTGATCCGGGTATAAAACCGCACGGTATCGGCCGTAACTCCTAAACGCCTGGCCATTTCGATAACTTTCACACAGCCCTCCTCGCAGCTCAGTCTGACTATCGCAAGATTCAGATTAACCCCGAAGCTCTGTTCCTTGCCTTGATATGAGTCAATCATCAGTTCCAAACCCGAGAGAAAATCCAAAGACTTTATCCGGCTTTTTGCAACCTTACACCTGTGTCCAAGACACAGGTCAAGAAATTTTCATTAACAGGCATCAAGTTTCTGTACTCAACACTACACGCCGCTCGATCTGTAGCCTTTACGCCGTCAACCGTCAATATTGGCCAGATATCCTGTCACGTCGCTTCCGCATTGAATCGACCCATACCCAACTCCCAAGCGGCACTTAGACTTGTACATTGTCATCGTAGAACGAAGTTTCTGACCTTAGGTTGACCCGTGTATTACATTGCTGTAATGAACGTGTAATCCTGTTTTCTGACTCGTCGGAACGCACGTTGCTCCCAGCGCAAAGCGGCAGAACCGTCAGCAAAAATTTCAAAGGTTCAAAAACCAGAATCCACAAAGGCGAAACCACTCACGACACAGGTATAGGGGTTGCTATACCAGCGGAATTACCAGTCTTATCAGGCCTTTTCGGGGACGCCGAAAAATGCATATGAGAGCCGCGCTAGCAGTGGTCCCGGCACGGTATAGAACATATCGCAAGCGTTGTGACTCATAGTATTTATATAATATGACCTGGTGGCCCCAACTATTCCCTAGATTGAACAGGCCGACGCACAGTGATTTGTCGAAAAAGAGCCTTAGTCGCAATGACCAGTTGGGCACTTATCACAGGCTTTGAAGTAAATCACTACTGTCGGCATTTTGGTGACAGTGCATTGTCGAAACTGTGAGGCTAAGTCCGGCCGCCTAATCACCACGGCCATTCGAGTTGATAGGGTGGGAAGTGACTGCAGGAACTGGAATCGTATGATCCAGATCCGCTATCGAGACGAACGAGCCATGATTGAGCGCGTTTGCCCATGCGCGAAGGTGAATGGACCTTCTCACCCTTTCGAGAAGCATTTTATGCATCCTCTCAGCGCTCCTACTTTGGCCAATTGCCGGTCCACTTTCAAATACCATATTAATTTATGAAAAAAGAATTACCTCAAAATTACATTTTTGTAATCTCCAGATCATGTTTAAGACAGAATAAAATCGTTATAATCAGGCTGTTTAAGCCGTCTTAACACTATTTATTCTGCTAAGTCAGTCGAACAAGGAGGAATCACAAATGTCAGACTCCAAGACAGCTGAACTGTACCGAATGGTAACGGAGGACCATGTGTGTCCTTACGGCTTAAAATCGAAACACCTACTGAAAACTCAAGGACTTCAGGTGGAAGACCACCACTTAAAAGACCGGGAAGAAATCGAGGCATTCAAGGCCGAACACGATGTAGATACCACCCCACAGACATTTATCGATGGCGCCCGGATTGGTGGTTATGATGAACTACAGACTTATTTTGGTAAAGAACCCACAGATGAGGACGAAACAACTTATTGGCCTGTTATCAGCCTTTTTACCACTACTTTCCTGATGGCATTGGGAGCAGCTTCGATCGCTGAAGGACAATGGCTGTCCCTACGCACTTTTGAATGGTTCATCGCGTTTTCAATGTGTGCTCTTGCGTATCTAAAGATTCGGGATGTGGAAAGTTTTTCGACCATGTTCCTTAACTATGATCTTCTAGCCCAAAAATGGGTACCGTACGGGTACGTATACCCCTACGGAGAGGGTATTGCCGGCGTGCTTATGATTGCCGGGGTGCTAAACTTTGTTTCGATCCCCATCGCCTTGGTCATAGGCACAGTAGGTGCCATCTCGGTTTTTAAAGCCGTCTATATTGAGAAACGAGAACTCAAATGTGCTTGCGTCGGAGGCGAAAGCAATGTGCCATTGGGTTTTATATCACTCACGGAAAACCTCATGATGCTCGGCATGGGGGTATGGATGCTTGTCAAGCATAGCACTCTAGGATAGAAGCGACCAACAGGTTCTCAACGTAATGTGCTTTCGAGATGCCGAATTGGCGACTTCCTCCTTCACACAACAAAATCTTCGGCACATTGGGGAATCGCAGTCTCTAAGCCTACACGAAGGGCAGGTATGGCAGACCTTTCTACAGCGTCCGATTTCTAAATTGTAGTTAAGGCTTAATGGACCTTGACTGACGCCTTAGACAAAGCTTTGTAGTTCACAAAATGAAACATACCAAGGGCTGATACATTCCATGATCGGGGGGGGGACGATTGCCATGACCACCAACTCCCTGTCGGTGATCGGTAATTTTTGCGTCCAAAGCGGGTAAGGCTGGATATAGTCTATATGACGGATTTGATACCAAAGTGAAAACCCCGTCTAATGGACCATATAGAAAATATTCTATGAAAAAAAGACCAAATATAGGGTGATGATCACAGTCTACACGGCATTACAACGAGCATTCTCGTAGGTGCAGTGCTATGCTTTATCTTCGCTGAACATGGCGCCAAGTCCTTCAGTATCTGCCTTTGATGATTATGCCGCATTGCCCACTGATGCACATCTGCATGCACAAGGCACACTGCGATGCGCACGATCATGATCATGCCAACGTTGGGCATAATCACCAAAATGAAGAAGAGGCTTCTTGCCGCCGCATGGAAGAAAAACGCAGGCAAGTGGATCTAAAACTGTGATCGTGATACCTGAAAAATCATGGCTTCCCTATCTGGGTTACCGTTTTGTGTTCCGGATATCGATCAAGCTAGCTGCCAGGAGCCTGACAATGAGCAACAATGAGTATCGACTGAGTGTTTCGGCAGTTAAACTCATTAATAGTCACCTAGGCCTTTTTGAACCGGCTAATGCCGTAAATTTGAGCGCAGCGATTGCAGAGACTGGCCAATTATATGGTCTGGATGAGGTCGATTTCGATCAAAAATATGCCAAGTCTAATTCTACATACGACACATTTCAGCTGCACGTGCAAAGGGTGTAAGAAAGTTTGGACAATCACGTTATTCAACTGACGCGGGTCTGGTGGGCACAAGTCAAGATTGACGATTACTTGTTCTGCTTCCGGCTATCCGTAAATTCGGTCGACTCATTATGAATACCTATCCAAAATTTACCAATGTTGCCTGGATGCTAGTGGTTACTCTGCTTTGGGCCATCTGCTTTCCGTTCATCGTGACCGGGCTACCGGATGCCCCACCCTTGCTGTTTGCTGCTTTGCGTGCTTTTCTGGCCAGTGGAATACTTTTTGCGGTGTACATGGTAAAGCGCGTGCGCGAGCCATATCTTTTTAACCTCCAGGACACTGGCCAGTTGGGCCTCATCGGGTTGTCGTACACGGCGATGGGCTTTGGCGGCATGTTTTTAGGGGCCGGTCATCTGTCTCCAGGGCTGGCAACTGTTCTGGCAAGTACGCAGCCATTGATTGCTGCGGCAATCGCCGCCGCTTGGCTGGGGGAAACTTTGAAGACCAAGGGCATAGCCGGGCTGTTCGTCGGTTTTTTGGGCGTCGCCTTGCTTTCTTGGTCCGGATTTGGCAATAACAATGCCGGTTTTTTGTGGGGAATCATCTGGGTTCTTATGGGCGCTTTTGGAGTGGCCATTGGCAACATCCTGTTAAAAAAGCGTGGCGGGGGATCAATTGCCGCACCCATGGCTGTCCAATTGTTAATAGGCGGCGGAATACTTTTGCTTGCATCTGCGATCAGCGGTGAACAATGGGATATTCGGTGGACATTTCGATTCACCGGTTCCTTGCTCATTCTATCTGCTTTGGCGACAGCCGCCATGGTATTCTTGTGGTTCGGGCTACTGGCTCGTGCGCCTTTGAATCAACTGAACGTTTTCAGCTTCCTGACCCCGGCGCTTGGCCTGCTTATTGGCTATTTGTTCTTTGATGAACGGCTGCAACTCGTCCAGATCTTGGGAATCATTGTGATCATTTTTGGTATTGCCTTAATGCACACTAGCGACGCTGTCCTAGATCCTACCCATAAAGCAGGGCTTTCTTCGCCAATTAAACCACTAGGCTCGTGAATGAATCGACAAAGAAACAATGACTGAAACAACATTTACCCAATAATGAGTACACTTTTTCACCACAATGAAAAGAGGAAACTAGCTATGAACAGTTCGAACGCACCTGGGATCCATTTGCGTATCATCCCGTTAGGCAACACCCTGTCACTTCTGCTGGTAATCAGCTACCTGCTGTGCGTTGGCTTTGGCCTAGTCGCCCCGGGACAGATGCGCATGTATGAGGCGTGGGCACCGTTGCTACCTGGTTTTGAATGGCTTACGTGGACGGGATTTTTAATTGGATTGATAGAAGTCTATCTGTACGGTTGGTATATTGCCGTCTTGTTTGTCCCTTTGTACCTCTGGTCCTCAAAAGACAGACATTGAAATTTTTTGACGCCCATAATGCTTTTTCCTTGTCGTGGTTCCAACGGCATTTGTTCTGGCCAACTAAATCTGGCGCGTGGCAGCAACACGTGAGCTTCAAGACCGGGCGCATTGCTGTTAAAAGTGTAGCTACTTGATCATTTCGAAAAAAGCCTTCAATGAGTAAACCGGAAGGGAATCACCAAACAGAGAAAGGTATGATCAAAAGAGTATTCGGGGACGCAATCGACGGTCCGGAACACAGATACATCCCCCGTTT encodes:
- a CDS encoding thymidine phosphorylase family protein, whose protein sequence is MNAINELKAADMGINTHQEPVVYMRSDCHICRSEGFIANSRVMLRYGENSVIATLNVVDEQVLVSGSAGLSKIAMRRLGAIDGAAIIVGHAPVVTSLAGVRKKIFGHKLSDQEITAIVEDISDHRYSDIEIASFLSVCAGSHLDVEEIISLTQAMVACGKRLRWPGETMILDKHCIGGLPGNRTTPLVVSIVSAVGLTIPKTSSRAITSPAGTADTMEVLTSVNLELDEIQRVVAETHACLVWGGAVNLSPADDLLIRIERALDLDGEGQLIASVLSKKIAAGSTHTVIDIPVGPTAKVRSQKDAERLSSLFTQVGAACGIQIRCLITDGSQPVGLGIGPVEEARDVLAVLQCEGNAPQDLRERALFLAAHLFSLAYQERYEQGLERATAILDEGKAWQQFQRILAAQGGMKALPDASYQHLEAATTAGTLSAIDNRQLARLAKLAGAPATAAAGLRLHARVGDKVTVGQPLFTLCSDTIGEQQYAMAFYRQSTIFTVEKER
- a CDS encoding methyltransferase family protein: MHGESAYGLWTLVILNSAIFIFFAFSFTKPQTKTDWRSFGAFSAFVIALFTEMYGFPLTIYFLSGWLAEKYPGIDFLSHENGHLLHTLLGFEGSPHWDPLHIASNVLIILGFFLLASAWGVLHKAQQTRSLATTGWYARFRHPQYTAFILIMFGFLLQWPTILTVIMFPVLVVVYVRLAKREERMALKEFGDDYRRYMEVTPAWIPKLNVDKTVSN
- a CDS encoding DUF2933 domain-containing protein; its protein translation is MATQKPSFWLTPKGLAALGLIAAASYFLLIEHRQHVWQFLPFLILLACPFMHLFMHGGHGGHGGHGDHGQHEDESEHDAYQRGLEEGRRENENRHHH
- a CDS encoding heavy metal translocating P-type ATPase, which codes for MDHPTAFPSSKSVNSPKSKFVQLIVPGMGSNHCAGLITTSVERLPGIISLTTNIANHRVQVEFDAKLTSDNQIRSAIEKAGYDVDSITSIPSRKIGEAVFMVPGMGSDHCAGLVSSSVKRLAGITDTSTNIANHKVTVRFDVATVDAERIKVAIEKAGYEVAGVSESRAQADTAVDEAVEERYLDQAWKRLWFAAIPTTLIMVLMMVHMLWVPVSGYLAWVALLGFPVVFLRGGWATHRSSWRSLTNRTANMDVLISMGSLPPYLIGLVGFVYPMTSFIEMAATIMTFHMLGRYLETRAKGRASQAIKKLLKLGAKTASVLRDGQEVEVPVAELQVGDIMVVRPGAKVPTDGEIVEGSSHLDESIATGESVPVEKGPGDGVIGATINKEGMLQVRATRVGADTFLSQVVGLVEQAQGSKVPIQEFADKLTAKFVPGVIVISLTSLVVWVLFAEPLRPILYWGAEFLPWVNPELSPLMLGVLAAISVLVIACPCALGLATPTAIMVGSGLGAESGVLIRSGEAIQSLKDIKAVVLDKTGTITKGEPALTDVIATADFNEADVLRFAASVEAGSEHPLGQSIVEGAREKNLEVPTVRDFRAITARGVEGRVDDQLIRVGSRRLLNEADIELSDLEEALVRLEKEGKTAMLVAVGHRAAGIVAVADTIKEDSKAAIAALHQLGIHTVMITGDNERTARHVADQVGIDEVLAGVLPEGKVDAIKKLQDKYGQLVAMVGDGINDAPALKQANVGIAIGAGADVAIEAADVTLVKGELSKVVEAIRLSRATFRKIVENLFWAWFYNLAAIPIAAVGLLHPMIGVIAMTISSLSVIGNSLRLKRVKLNVDK
- a CDS encoding heavy-metal-associated domain-containing protein produces the protein MNTQNFESPTHHRDGCCCASKSSTVDTTGSSVGSHSDIPLQRLQVQGATCGGCVKSIEQTLRTVSGVNDACMDLATGVASVVGMVESSALIEALDRAGFPSTQIN
- a CDS encoding MerR family transcriptional regulator, producing the protein MKVIEMARRLGVTADTVRFYTRIKILKPGKNKTNGYREYSESDYNRLRFVLSARQLGFSVEDIQEILNHADKKKSPCPTVRRLIEHRLNETEQRFAETQQLRERMQQAAIEWSQKPDKVPTGDMICHLIEEFAQ
- a CDS encoding MauE/DoxX family redox-associated membrane protein — protein: MSDSKTAELYRMVTEDHVCPYGLKSKHLLKTQGLQVEDHHLKDREEIEAFKAEHDVDTTPQTFIDGARIGGYDELQTYFGKEPTDEDETTYWPVISLFTTTFLMALGAASIAEGQWLSLRTFEWFIAFSMCALAYLKIRDVESFSTMFLNYDLLAQKWVPYGYVYPYGEGIAGVLMIAGVLNFVSIPIALVIGTVGAISVFKAVYIEKRELKCACVGGESNVPLGFISLTENLMMLGMGVWMLVKHSTLG
- a CDS encoding DMT family transporter, translated to MNTYPKFTNVAWMLVVTLLWAICFPFIVTGLPDAPPLLFAALRAFLASGILFAVYMVKRVREPYLFNLQDTGQLGLIGLSYTAMGFGGMFLGAGHLSPGLATVLASTQPLIAAAIAAAWLGETLKTKGIAGLFVGFLGVALLSWSGFGNNNAGFLWGIIWVLMGAFGVAIGNILLKKRGGGSIAAPMAVQLLIGGGILLLASAISGEQWDIRWTFRFTGSLLILSALATAAMVFLWFGLLARAPLNQLNVFSFLTPALGLLIGYLFFDERLQLVQILGIIVIIFGIALMHTSDAVLDPTHKAGLSSPIKPLGS
- a CDS encoding DUF5676 family membrane protein; translated protein: MNSSNAPGIHLRIIPLGNTLSLLLVISYLLCVGFGLVAPGQMRMYEAWAPLLPGFEWLTWTGFLIGLIEVYLYGWYIAVLFVPLYLWSSKDRH